In the genome of Vicia villosa cultivar HV-30 ecotype Madison, WI linkage group LG7, Vvil1.0, whole genome shotgun sequence, one region contains:
- the LOC131617984 gene encoding cytochrome P450 714C2-like, with the protein MEIVEISTIMKVLFGAILVILVHILNILVLRPKSLRAKLQRQGINGPSPHFYFGNIPEMKRLVQENNNGVSTSISHHNWHSNLFPYIYEWRKQYGPIFLFSAGSIQWLLVTDIDMVKEIVLYTSLNLGKPSFMSKDNKPLLGKGIISSNGQHWAHQRKIIAPELYQEKMKAKVNMMVDSTNELLRSWDTKLKKDGDGIEIKIDPDVRNLLFDVIAKTCFGSSYVEGREIFTKFRELQNIISKEIAGIPGYRYLPNKTNRQMWKLEKEINSKISKLIKKRQNDARDEQDLLQMILDGAKKCDSGGSILPNSISRDMFIIDNCKNIFFAGYDTTSNAASWCLMLLSMHQDWQDRARAEVLEVVGKDGNVDASMLKSLKMLTMVIQETLRLYPPASSLYREVYEDIVFKGLLVPKGTNIHIPMPILHQDSKLWGDDAHEFNPERFANGVQGACKIPQVYMPFGMGSRICVGQHLAMVELKVMLSLILLKFRFSISPSYRHSPSFHMLIAPGGDGVVVNMTRV; encoded by the exons ATGGAAATTGTTGAGATAAGCACAATAATGAAAGTGTTGTTTGGAGCAATTTTGGTGATTTTGGTTCATATTTTGAATATCTTGGTGTTGAGGCCAAAATCACTAAGAGCAAAGCTTCAAAGACAGGGTATTAATGGCCCTTCTCCTCACTTCTACTTTGGCAATATTCCAGAAATGAAGAGACTTGTACAAGAAAACAACAATGGTGTTTCAACATCCATTTCTCATCATAACTGGCATTCTAATCTGTTCCCTTATATTTACGAGTGGAGAAAACAATATG GTCCCATATTCTTGTTTTCTGCTGGGAGTATACAATGGTTACTAGTGACAGATATAGATATGGTGAAGGAAATTGTCCTATACACATCTTTGAATCTTGGGAAGCCTTCTTTTATGTCCAAAGATAATAAGCCACTCCTTGGAAAAGGTATAATATCATCAAATGGCCAACATTGGGCTCATCAAAGGAAGATAATTGCCCCTGAACTTTATCAAGAGAAAATGAAG GCAAAGGTGAATATGATGGTGGACTCAACAAATGAACTGCTAAGATCATGGGATACCAAATTGAAAAAAGATGGAGATGGTATAGAGATTAAAATTGATCCAGACGTACGAAACTTATTGTTTGACGTAATTGCAAAAACTTGTTTTGGAAGCAGTTATGTTGAAGGAAGAGAAATATTCACAAAGTTTAGAGAACTTCAAAACATCATTTCCAAAGAAATTGCAGGAATTCCAGGCTATAG ATATTTGCCAAACAAAACTAATAGACAAATGTGGAAATTAGAAAAAGAGATCAATTCCAAGATATCGAAGCTCATAAAAAAACGCCAAAACGATGCTCGAGATGAACAAGATCTTTTACAAATGATACTTGACGGTGCAAAGAAATGCGACAGCGGTGGTAGTATCTTGCCGAATTCAATCTCTCGAGACATGTTTATAATAGATAAttgcaaaaatatattttttgctgGATATGATACTACTTCAAATGCTGCATCATGGTGCTTAATGTTGTTATCTATGCACCAAGATTGGCAAGATCGTGCTCGCGCTGAGGTGCTTGAAGTTGTTGGAAAAGATGGTAATGTTGATGCAAGTATGCTTAAAAGCTTGAAAATG TTAACTATGGTGATTCAAGAGACATTGAGGCTTTATCCACCCGCGTCATCACTTTATCGAGAAGTTTATGAAGACATTGTCTTCAAAGGTCTCTTAGTTCCGAAAGGAACGAACATTCACATTCCAATGCCGATTTTGCATCAAGACTCGAAGCTTTGGGGGGATGATGCACATGAATTCAATCCGGAAAGATTTGCGAATGGAGTCCAAGGAGCATGCAAAATTCCACAAGTTTACATGCCATTTGGAATGGGGTCTCGTATATGTGTAGGACAACATTTGGCCATGGTTGAGTTGAAGGTGATGCTGTCTCTAATTCTGTTGAAGTTTCGCTTTTCTATATCGCCGAGTTATCGTCATTCGCCTTCGTTCCACATGCTTATTGCACCCGGTGGTGATGGAGTTGTTGTCAACATGACAAGAGTTTAA